The following proteins come from a genomic window of Dreissena polymorpha isolate Duluth1 chromosome 1, UMN_Dpol_1.0, whole genome shotgun sequence:
- the LOC127865116 gene encoding tubulin alpha-1A chain-like, which yields MRECISIHVGQAGVQIGNACWELYCLEHGIQPDGQMPSDKTIGGGDDSFNTFFSETGAGKHVPRAVFVDLEPTVVDEVRTGTYRQLFHPEQLITGKEDAANNYARGHYTIGKEIVDLVLDRIRKLADQCTGLQGFLIFHSFGGGTGSGFTSLLMERLSVDYGKKSKLEFAVYPAPQVATAVVEPYNSILTTHTTLEHSDCAFMVDNEAIYDICRRNLDIERPSYCETIRLIGQIVSSITASLRFDGALNVDLTEFQTNLVPYPRIHFPLATYAPVISTEKAYHEQLSVAEITNACFEPANQMVKCDPRKGKYMACCMLYRGDVVPKDVNAAIATIKTKRTIQFVDWCPTGFKVGINYQPPTVVPGGDLAKVQRAVCMLSNTTAIAEAWARLDHKFDLMYAKRAFVHWYVGEGMEEGEFSEAREDLAALEKDYEEVGVDSVEGGAEEEGEEY from the exons GACGGTCAGATGCCCAGCGACAAGACCATCGGCGGTGGTGACGACTCCTTCAACACCTTCTTCAGTGAGACCGGCGCCGGCAAGCACGTGCCCCGTGCCGTCTTCGTCGACCTCGAGCCAACCGTCGTCG ATGAGGTGCGCACCGGAACCTACCGACAGCTGTTCCACCCCGAGCAGCTGATCACCGGCAAGGAAGACGCCGCCAACAATTACGCCCGTGGTCACTACACCATCGGCAAGGAAATCGTCGACCTTGTCCTGGACAGGATCCGCAAGCTGGCTGATCAGTGCACCGGTCTCCAGGGATTCCTCATCTTCCACTCATTCGGTGGCGGTACCGGATCTGGCTTCACCTCCCTGCTCATGGAGAGGTTGAGCGTCGACTACGGCAAAAAGTCCAAGCTTGAGTTCGCCGTCTATCCCGCTCCCCAG GTTGCCACCGCCGTCGTTGAGCCATACAACTCAATTCTGACCACCCACACCACCCTGGAGCACTCCGACTGCGCCTTCATGGTCGACAACGAAGCCATCTACGACATATGCCGCCGCAACCTCGACATTGAGCGTCCgtcatactgtgaaaccatt CGTCTGATCGGCCAGATTGTGTCCTCAATCACCGCTTCCCTTCGCTTCGACGGTGCCCTGAACGTGGACTTGACCGAGTTCCAGACCAACTTGGTGCCCTACCCACGTATCCACTTCCCCCTTGCGACATACGCCCCCGTAATCTCCACAGAGAAGGCCTACCACGAGCAGCTCTCTGTGGCAGAAATCACCAACGCCTGCTTTGAGCCGGCCAACCAGATGGTAAAGTGTGACCCCCGTAAAGGAAAGTACATGGCCTGCTGCATGTTGTACCGTGGTGACGTCGTTCCCAAGGACGTCAACGCTGCGATTGCCACCATCAAGACCAAGAGGACCATCCAGTTCGTCGACTGGTGCCCAACCGGTTTCAAGGTCGGTATCAACTACCAGCCACCCACCGTCGTGCCCGGAGGTGACTTGGCCAAGGTGCAGCGTGCCGTGTGCATGTTGAGCAACACCACCGCCATCGCCGAGGCCTGGGCTCGTCTTGACCACAAGTTCGATCTGATGTACGCCAAGCGCGCCTTCGTGCACTGGTACGTCGGAGAGGGTATGGAGGAGGGTGAGTTCTCCGAGGCTCGTGAGGACTTGGCCGCTCTCGAGAAGGACTACGAGGAGGTCGGTGTCGACTCCGTCGAGGGCGGAGCTGAGGAGGAGGGCGAGGAGTATTAA